The following is a genomic window from Cupriavidus taiwanensis.
CTGATAGTTGATGGACTTCAGGAGTTCTGCCTGCTTCCTGTACGCCTCCTTCAGGCCGGCTGTCAGCTGCTCGGGCGTGTCACTGCTTCCAGGCTCCATGCCCATTTCACGCAGCTTTTTCTGGGTATCCGGCTGCGCGAAGAATTTCAGCGAGGCATCACGAATCGCTTGCTGCGCTTCGGCTGGCGCAGCGGGATTGGCCCAAACGCCCATCCAGCCATTAGTATCTGCAAGCTGCGGATAGCCCAGTTCCTTGAATGTGGGCACGTTCGGCAATGCCGATGCACGAGTCGGGTAGTTCACGGCCAGCGCCTTGATCTTGCCGCCCTTGATGAGCGGCAGCGATGTCAACAAGCCATCCATCATCAAGGGCACATGCCCTCCCATCAGATCGGTCAGCCCAGGCGGCGATCCTTTGTAGCCCACATGCCTCATCGAAATACCTAGCAGTTGCCCCAGCAACATCCCTGATGCATGGGCACGCATACCCGACGCGTAGGAAGCGAACGAGACGCCGTCTTTTTGCGCCTTGCCATACGCGGCCAACTGCTGCAGGTTGTTGACCGGCAGTGCATTGTTGGCGACCAGCACCAGTGCTGTGCGGCTGAGCTGTGCCAGCGGCTTCAGGTCCTTGAACGGCTGGTAGTGCACCTTGGTGGCCAGCGGGGTTTCGCTGACGGCACCGCCCTGGATCACCAGAAAGGTCGAGCCATCCTTGCCGTTATTGATCAGATCGCTGATTGCCAGGGCTCCAGCCGCACCCGGCTTCGATTCGACAATCACGGGTCTGCCCAGCTTCTGGTGCAACCCTTCGGCCAGCACGCGCGCCACTGCATCGGCGGTACCGCCGCCGGGCCCGCCAACTACCAGGCGCAAGGGCTTGCTCGTCCAGTTCACCTGCGCATGCGCGGCAGGCACGCCGCACGCCAGCCCCAAGGCTGCCGCCAGCACCCGGCGACGCTTTTGCCTTCTGCAATTCTTGTGCATATCGTCTCCTCTCATTTTCTTGTGCATAGTGTCTCCTCCCATTTCTGCAAGATCATTGCGGCGGCTGCGCCATCGAACAGTACGCACGGGACCTTGGCATCGGGCCAAGGGCCTGCTGCGCGGGATATGCAGGCAACTCTTGCATTGAGAGCTGCGCCGATGTTTGCTCAGCCGGCGGTGCTGACGTAGCCTCAGCGCGCACCTCGGCGATCAGGGCGCTGCGTCGAGCTGCGCAATCAACTGTTCGGCCATGGGCCATGGGCCATAGCCCGATGCCGGGTTCAGGTGCCCGACCTTGCCCAGGTCCGTCGTGTCGCTGCCCCAGGCTAGGGCGAGCTCGAGAACCCTGGGGAGTTCGCCCAGCGGATCGTCCTGGCTAGTCGCGACCAGGCTGGGAAACGGCAGCCGCTGGCGCGGTACCGGGAGCCAACCGCTGGCCTGTATCGCGAACAGTGTCGGGTAGCCTTCCGGCATGGGACGTTCAAAGTCGGGCGGGCATGCCAGAAGCGCGCCCTTGATTCGTGCCGCGTGTGCGGTTGTCAGGGCCCAGTGAGCAAGCATGATGCAGCCGCCACTGTGGGCGACCAGCACGACAGGCCCGTCGATGTCTGCCACCGCCTGCTCGATCGCCGCGACCCGGCGCGAGCAGTCAAGGTTTTCCCGCCCCATGGGCGGCACCGTACGGGCATCGGGCAACCGCTGCGCCAGCAATGTCTGCCAGTGCTCCGCAACCTCGTCACGCAGACCGGGCACGATGAGCACGGTGGATGTTGTCATGATGGAATTCCGTTTGAGCTGGTACAGGACGCGAGCTCGCCAACGGCTCGCGTCCACTCCTGATACTGGTATGCGGCCTGCACCGCAGGTCGACCACATGGAACCGAGGTCAGGCGTCTGAAGGATACTTCGGCGCCGTCGACGTCGATGTATCATTTGGGACGTTAAATGTCTAAATTGGGACAGCACCATGCCGCAGCACATCCCCCTGGTCCGAAGCGCCAGCCTTGCCGGCTACGCGGAACTGGCGCGCTACTACGGACTCAATCCGGACAGCCTGTTGCGCAAGGCAGGACTGAATCCCCGCAGCCTTCTCGACCCGGACACACCTATCAGTACCGTAGCAGTGCGCCGGCTGCTTCAGGACAGCGCCCAGGCGGCAGGGGTGGAGGACTTCGGGTTGCAACTCGCCATGAACCGGCGACTGTCCAATATCGGGCCGATCAGCGTCGTGATGCGCGAAGCACCGAATGTGCGGCAAGCGCTGGAGAGCCTGTGTCGATACATGCGGCTGATCAATGCGACGCTGTCGGCCAGCATTGAAGACTACGAGGACGCTGTGGTGATTCGGGAAAGGATCCTGGACACCGGCAGGCTCCCGGTGCGGCAGTCGATTGAACTGGTAGTGGGCGTGCTGTACCGGGCCATCGAAGAGCTATTGGGGCCAACATGGCGGCCCCGGAGCGTTTGTTTCGAGCACCGTCCGCCGCGCAGTGCCACATGTCACAAGGCACTGTTCGGCGTCGCCGTCGAGTTCAATGCGAGTTTCAACGGCATCGTCTGCGCCGCGCGGGATCTGGCTGTACCGATACCTGGCAATGACTACCGCATGGCGCCATATGTCCGCCGATTTCTGGACCAGGCGCTTTCCGACTCGGTCGAAAGCGCTACGCACACCGTTCGGCATGTCGTGGTTGCCATGTTGCCCAGCGGAAGGTGTACGTCGGATCAGGTGGCAAAGCACCTTGGGGTAGACCGCAGAACGCTGCATCGCCGTCTTTCTGCGGAGGGCGTGAGTTTCCTCTCCTTGCTGCAGTCGATCAGGGCTGAGCTCGCGTCCCGCCAGATACTCGACAGCGACCGCTCGCTCGCCGAACTCGCCGATCTTCTCGGATTCTCAAGTGCCAGCGCTTTCGCCTTCTGGTTCAGAAAGCACTTTGGCACGACCGTGTCAAAGTGGAAGCAACGTTCATTGGCTGAAGAAGGCAGTTGTCTGTCGACGCCGGAGCGTCTGGCGTGATTGGCGTACCGGACCCCACCGCCCTCACCTCCGCCACCTCCCCCTCCTGCGTATGCTCCACCACCGCCACCTTGGCCAGCTGCAGCGCCCGCACGCGCTGCCCCGGCAGGCCGAAGCTGCGCGCCAGTTCGTCGATGCGCAGCGCGGGCAGCGGCTTGCGGCGGTCCAGGCCCGCAAAGCGGTACTGGTTGTAGAGCGCCCATGACAGCAGCACGATGCCGTTGAACAGCCCCACCAGCACATAGACCGTCAGCGTCCCCATGGTGGGCAGCAGCGCGGCCCAGAACGGTACGCCGGGGCCGGCGGAGGCTTCGTGCAGGATGGCGCGGATGCCGCTGGCGCCCAGGTAGAAGAAGCCGGCCCAGGCCAGCGCCGTGAGCAGCGCGTCGAGCAGCCAGCGCAGGCGCGAGCCGCGGGTACGGATGATCATGCTTTCAGGTTTCATGACGACCTCATGGTGTGGATGCCGCGGTCAGGGCTGGTCCAGCGCGCACGCTTGCGCCGGGTCTTGAGCATGACCTTGGGAAAGGCCAGCAGCGTGGTCAGCATGCCGACCATCCAGTACGCCAGCGGATACCAGATGATCCAGTACAGCGTGCGCGCCAGGCGCGGTTCGTAGCGGCGGTCGATCAGCACGCTCAGGGCGAACTGCAGCAGGCACACCGCGGCCAGCACCATGCCGGTGAAGCCCGGCGGCATCAGCTTCTGGATGCGGATATTGGCAGGCAGCTCGATGAAATGCCCCAGCGCCCACAGCAGGATCGACATGGCGAAGGCAAAGGCCCACGCCGCCGACAGGCAGTACTCCGCCATCAGCGGCCACAGCCGGCGGTGGCGCCAGATCCAGATCGAGCGCACGTTCTTCATGAACACCTCGGCCCCGCCCTGGGCCCAGCGCAGCCGCTGCTTGAGCAGGCCGCGCACGGTCTCGGGCATCAAAATCCAGCACAGCGCGCGCGGCTCGTAGAAGATCGACCAGTGGTCGCGCTGCAGCTTCCAGCTGATGTCGATGTCCTCGGTGATCATGTCCAGGCTCCAGTAACCCACGCGGTCCAGCGCGCGGCGCCGGAACGCCGCGACCACGCCGGAGACGGTGAACACCTGGCCGTAGACACGCTGGGTGCGCTTGATCAGCCCGATGATCGACGAGAACTCGCCCACCTGGATTCGCCCCACCAGCGTCGAGCGGGTGCGGATGCGCGGATTGCCGGTGACCGCGCCGACGCGCGGGTTGGCCACCATCGGCGCGACCAGGTAGGCGGCGGCGTCGGGGTCGAGCGCGGCGTCGCCGTCGATGCAGACCAGGTATTCGCCGCGCGCGGCGAGCGCGCCCATGCGCAGCGCCATGGCCTTGCCCTGGTTGTGCGCCAGGTGCACCACGCGCAGCCGCGGGTGGCGCGCCGCCAGCGCATCGAGCAAGGCACCGGTGCCGTCGCGCGAGCCGTCGTTGATGGCGATCACCTCGAAGTTCGGATAGCGCTGCGCCAGCGCCGCCAGCAGGGTTTCCTCGCCGTTCGCTTCTTCGTTGTAGCACGGCACCAGGATCGAGATGAACGGCTGGCCGGGCACCTCGGGCGCTTCGCGCCCGGCGCCCCAGCGCCACTTGCGCTCCCAGTGCCACCAGAAGTACAGGCCGCCGGCAATCCACAGGCCGGACATGAACAGTGGATAGAAGAACACAAAGGCCAGCAGCAGGTCACCGGTGGCAAGGGCGGCCAGCGCGAACGGCAGCGCCAGCGCAAGGCACAGGATGACCAGGGCAAACAGTCGTTCGATCATGGTGCGGGGTACCAGGCGTTGGACAGCGCCGGCCGGATGACTTCAAGCCGGGGCTGGTTGTTGTGGAAGTCGTCCGGGTAATAGCCGAAACTGCGCGCGCCACGGCGCTGCAGCCGCTGCATCCAGCCGGCCAGCACGGCGCTGTCGACCGGGCGGGCGGCGGGCGCGCGCCAGTCGCGCGCCTGCAGCTCGAACACGGTGCGCCGCAGCGCGCCGGGGCGTTGCGCGATGGTGTCGACCATGCGGTCGAGCCACGCGTTCTCCTGGCCGGCCGGCACCTGTTCCATGTACGGCATCGCCATCGGCGCGGTCCAGTCGTAGGCGGCGAGGAAGTCGTCCAGGTTCTGCGCGAACCAGGCCTCGCTCTCGGGCTGCAGCACCGGCAGCGCAAAGATGTTGCGCGCGGTCTTGATGGCGGGCCCGCGCACCTCGCGCACGCGCGCCGTCAGCTCGTGGGTAAAGGCCACCAGCGCCTGGCTCTTCATGCGGGTCCAGCGCTGCATCTGCTCCGGGCTGGCGCGCAGTTCGGCGATCGAACCGGGCAGGCCAGCGGCGCGATACGCGGCCAGCGCCGGCGCGCTCGCGTCCTCGAAATCGCCCAGCACGGCGTCGTCGTGGAACAGGATGCCGTCGAAGAACGCGTGGCGCGCCAGGTCTTCATACAGGTCGGCAATGCGGGCCCGCGCCACCGGATCGAACGGCGACAGGCGCCGGTACTGCTTCGGGTCGGCCGCCGCGGCGCCGCTGGCGGGGTCCCAGCGCGCCACGCGCGCCAGCGACGGGTCCAGGTCGAAGCTCAGCACCGGCATCCATGCGTAAACCTTCACGTTGGCGCGGTTGTCCAGCTGCCACGCCACCCGGTTGAACAGATCGGCACGCACCGGCAGCCAGCGGTTGGGGAAGTACACCGACTTGACCAGCCCGTCGCCGTCGTCGTCGGAGAACGCCTGCAGGAACACGGTGTCGATCTTCAGGTCGGCGACGCGCTGCACCAGCAGGCCCAGGTTGCGTTCGACCTGGGCGGGATCGGGGTCATAGACATAGTCCAGGTCCACGTGCGCGACGCGCATGCCGTTGGGCTCTTCCATGGCGGTCACCGAGCGCGCGAAGCTGCGCAGGCCGGGGTCGTCGCTGAGCAGCAGGCGCGCGCCGGACATCATGCGGTCCACCGTGGCCAGCCCGTCTTCCAGCGTCAGCGCCATCTGGTAGCCGTGCTCGGCGACGATGCGCAGCGCCGCGCCGCCCTCGGCGCCATACGGCCAGATCCACACGCGCACCGGCTTGCCGGTGACGGCGCGGACCTTGGCGGTGATGCGGGCCACGTCGTCGCGCAGCCGCGCTTGCTGCGCGGCGTCGGATTCATAGCGGCCGCTGCCGGCATCGAAGGCGCGCACCGCCGCGGCCGGCTCGGTGTTGCCCTGCGGGTTGGCGCGCACGCCGTAGTGCAAGGCATCGGTATGCGCGCCGATCTCCACCAGCCCCGACGCGGCAATCTCGCGCAGCTGCTGCCAGTTCAGCAGGCGCTCGCGCGCCGTCGGCGTGCCGCCGAAATCCACCGGCTGCCCGGGCGCGGTGTCGAGCCAGCTGCCCACCGGCGCCAGCACCGCCGGCCAGCGGTAGGCCTTCAGGATCGGCAGCACGCGCGTGTAGAAGCTGCGGTAGCCATCATCGAAGGTCAGCAGCACGGCGCGCTCGGGCAGCGGCGGCCCGCCGCGGCGCGCCGCCAGCACCTGGTCGACCGAGACCGCGCGGTAGCCGTTCTCGCGCAGCCAGGCAAGCTGGCCGACCAGGTGGTCGGTGCGCACGCTCAGGTAGGCCTGGTCGGGGTCCTTGTCCTCGACGTCGTGGTAGGCCAGCACCACCACGTGGTTGCGCGGCCAGGGCTGCTCGGCGGCGGCGGCCGGGCGCTGGGCCGGCGGCGTGAACACCGGGATGTCCTTGGCGCAGGCGGCCAGCAGGCATGCCGCCAGCACCAGCCAGAGCACGCGGCAGGCGCGCCGCAGGGTTGCGTTCATGGCTTGCATTCCTGTTCAGAAGCGATAGGTCAGGTCAAAGACGATGCGCAGCTCGCGCTCGCGCTGGCCGTCATAGGGGCGGCTGGTGCCGGTCACGGTGGCGCCGACTTCGAATACGTCGTTGGTGCGCCAGCGCTGGCCGTAGCCCAGCAGCAGGATCGCGCCGGTGCCGTAGCCGCGCTGGCTGTAGGCGCCGGTGCCGGCCAGGAACTGCTGCTCCCATACGGT
Proteins encoded in this region:
- a CDS encoding Bug family tripartite tricarboxylate transporter substrate binding protein; amino-acid sequence: MHKKMRGDDMHKNCRRQKRRRVLAAALGLACGVPAAHAQVNWTSKPLRLVVGGPGGGTADAVARVLAEGLHQKLGRPVIVESKPGAAGALAISDLINNGKDGSTFLVIQGGAVSETPLATKVHYQPFKDLKPLAQLSRTALVLVANNALPVNNLQQLAAYGKAQKDGVSFASYASGMRAHASGMLLGQLLGISMRHVGYKGSPPGLTDLMGGHVPLMMDGLLTSLPLIKGGKIKALAVNYPTRASALPNVPTFKELGYPQLADTNGWMGVWANPAAPAEAQQAIRDASLKFFAQPDTQKKLREMGMEPGSSDTPEQLTAGLKEAYRKQAELLKSINYQPE
- a CDS encoding RBBP9/YdeN family alpha/beta hydrolase, with amino-acid sequence MTTSTVLIVPGLRDEVAEHWQTLLAQRLPDARTVPPMGRENLDCSRRVAAIEQAVADIDGPVVLVAHSGGCIMLAHWALTTAHAARIKGALLACPPDFERPMPEGYPTLFAIQASGWLPVPRQRLPFPSLVATSQDDPLGELPRVLELALAWGSDTTDLGKVGHLNPASGYGPWPMAEQLIAQLDAAP
- a CDS encoding AraC family transcriptional regulator, coding for MPQHIPLVRSASLAGYAELARYYGLNPDSLLRKAGLNPRSLLDPDTPISTVAVRRLLQDSAQAAGVEDFGLQLAMNRRLSNIGPISVVMREAPNVRQALESLCRYMRLINATLSASIEDYEDAVVIRERILDTGRLPVRQSIELVVGVLYRAIEELLGPTWRPRSVCFEHRPPRSATCHKALFGVAVEFNASFNGIVCAARDLAVPIPGNDYRMAPYVRRFLDQALSDSVESATHTVRHVVVAMLPSGRCTSDQVAKHLGVDRRTLHRRLSAEGVSFLSLLQSIRAELASRQILDSDRSLAELADLLGFSSASAFAFWFRKHFGTTVSKWKQRSLAEEGSCLSTPERLA
- the pgaD gene encoding poly-beta-1,6-N-acetyl-D-glucosamine biosynthesis protein PgaD is translated as MKPESMIIRTRGSRLRWLLDALLTALAWAGFFYLGASGIRAILHEASAGPGVPFWAALLPTMGTLTVYVLVGLFNGIVLLSWALYNQYRFAGLDRRKPLPALRIDELARSFGLPGQRVRALQLAKVAVVEHTQEGEVAEVRAVGSGTPITPDAPASTDNCLLQPMNVASTLTRSCQSAF
- the pgaC gene encoding poly-beta-1,6-N-acetyl-D-glucosamine synthase; translation: MIERLFALVILCLALALPFALAALATGDLLLAFVFFYPLFMSGLWIAGGLYFWWHWERKWRWGAGREAPEVPGQPFISILVPCYNEEANGEETLLAALAQRYPNFEVIAINDGSRDGTGALLDALAARHPRLRVVHLAHNQGKAMALRMGALAARGEYLVCIDGDAALDPDAAAYLVAPMVANPRVGAVTGNPRIRTRSTLVGRIQVGEFSSIIGLIKRTQRVYGQVFTVSGVVAAFRRRALDRVGYWSLDMITEDIDISWKLQRDHWSIFYEPRALCWILMPETVRGLLKQRLRWAQGGAEVFMKNVRSIWIWRHRRLWPLMAEYCLSAAWAFAFAMSILLWALGHFIELPANIRIQKLMPPGFTGMVLAAVCLLQFALSVLIDRRYEPRLARTLYWIIWYPLAYWMVGMLTTLLAFPKVMLKTRRKRARWTSPDRGIHTMRSS
- the pgaB gene encoding poly-beta-1,6-N-acetyl-D-glucosamine N-deacetylase PgaB; translated protein: MNATLRRACRVLWLVLAACLLAACAKDIPVFTPPAQRPAAAAEQPWPRNHVVVLAYHDVEDKDPDQAYLSVRTDHLVGQLAWLRENGYRAVSVDQVLAARRGGPPLPERAVLLTFDDGYRSFYTRVLPILKAYRWPAVLAPVGSWLDTAPGQPVDFGGTPTARERLLNWQQLREIAASGLVEIGAHTDALHYGVRANPQGNTEPAAAVRAFDAGSGRYESDAAQQARLRDDVARITAKVRAVTGKPVRVWIWPYGAEGGAALRIVAEHGYQMALTLEDGLATVDRMMSGARLLLSDDPGLRSFARSVTAMEEPNGMRVAHVDLDYVYDPDPAQVERNLGLLVQRVADLKIDTVFLQAFSDDDGDGLVKSVYFPNRWLPVRADLFNRVAWQLDNRANVKVYAWMPVLSFDLDPSLARVARWDPASGAAAADPKQYRRLSPFDPVARARIADLYEDLARHAFFDGILFHDDAVLGDFEDASAPALAAYRAAGLPGSIAELRASPEQMQRWTRMKSQALVAFTHELTARVREVRGPAIKTARNIFALPVLQPESEAWFAQNLDDFLAAYDWTAPMAMPYMEQVPAGQENAWLDRMVDTIAQRPGALRRTVFELQARDWRAPAARPVDSAVLAGWMQRLQRRGARSFGYYPDDFHNNQPRLEVIRPALSNAWYPAP